The Pseudomonas sp. B21-023 genomic interval TGTGCGCGGTGCGATAAAGGTACGCCTGGGCGTTGTCGATGGTCTCGGTACGCTGCTGCTCGGCCAGGCGCAGGAAACTGTCCTGCACAAGGTCAGCGGCCAGCTGTGGGTCGCGCACCTTGCGCGAGAGCAGGCCTTGAAGGTTTTTCGCGTGCTTGAGAAACAGCCGCTTGAGGTCTAACTCCGCCACACGCGCTCCATGAGGTGGTCGCAAGGTGGCGGTACGCTACTCGTTATTGAGAATCACTTACAAGAAAATGACCTACTCGAATAGTGCATCCAGCGCTTGTTCCAGACGGGTCACGGCAATCACCTGCAACCCGGCGGGAGCCTCTTTCGGTGCGTTGCCCTTGGGCACGATGGCACGCTTGAAGCCATGCTTGGCCGCCTCCTTCAGACGCTCCTGGCCACTGGGCACCGGGCGCACCTCGCCCGACAGGCCGATCTCGCCGAACACCAGCAGGCCATGGGCCAACGGCCGGTTGCGCAGGCTGGACATCACCGCCGCCAGCAACGCGAGGTCGGAGGCAGTCTCGAGCACCTTCACGCCACCCACGACGTTGAGGAACACGTCCTGGTCGTGGGTGGGGATGCCACCGTGCCGGTGCAGCACCGCCAGCAGCATGGCCAGGCGATTCTGGTCCAGGCCCAGGGTCACCCGCCGTGGGTTGGCCAGGTGGCTGTCGTCGACCAGCGCCTGGACTTCCACCAACATTGGCCGGGTGCCCTCCCAGGTAGCCATGACCACACTGCCGGGCACCTCTTCCTGGGTGCGGTTGAGGAAGATCGCCGACGGATTGGAGACTTCCTTGAGGCCGCGGTCGGTCATGCCGAACACGCCCAGTTCGTTGACCGCGCCAAAGCGGTTTTTCACTGCGCGCAGCAGGCGCAGGCGGCCATCGGACTCGCCCTCGAAATACAGCACGGTGTCGACCATGTGCTCGAGCACCCGTGGACCGGCCAACGAGCCCTCCTTGGTGACGTGGCCGACCAGGAAGATCGCCGTGCCGCTCTGCTTGGCGTAGCGCACTAGCAATGCCGTGCTCTCGCGCACCTGGGCCACGCCACCCGGCGCCGACTGCAGTTGTTCGGTGAAGATGGTCTGGATCGAGTCGATCACCATCACCCGCGGCTTTTCCTGGCGCGCGGTGGCGATGATGGTCTCGATGCAGGTTTCAGTCATGACCTTGAGCTGGTCCTGGGGCAGGCCCAGGCGCCGGGAACGCATGGCCACCTGCTGCTGCGACTCCTCGCCGGTGACATACAGCGCCGGCATCTGCACGGCGATGTTGCACAGGGTCTGCAGGAGGATGGTCGATTTGCCGATACCCGGATCGCCCCCGATCAGCACCACCGATCCATCCACCAGGCCGCCGCCCAGGACGCGGTCGAGTTCGGTGCTGCTGGTGGTGAAGCGCGGGATCTCCTCGACGCTCACTTCGGCCAGGGTCTTGATCTGCGCCTGCTGCCCGGTCCAGCCGGTGCGCCCGCTCGGTGCCGCGGCGCCACCGCTTTCGATCATGCTCTCGACCAGGGTGTTCCAGGCCCCGCACTCGCCACACTGCCCGGCCCACTTGGGGAAGGTCGCGCCGCACTCGGTGCAGCCATACAAACGCTTGGCCTTGGCCATGGGCTGGGTCTCCTGGAAAAAACCGCCATGATAGCCGAACTCGGACGTGCCCCGGAGGCCTCGGCGGGCGACAAAACTATTCGTTCTATAAACAGTCTGTAGCTGCGAACGTCACGCATGAAGCGTTTTAGTGGCTTACACTGCGTTTACCTCTCCATTCGTAACAAAGGAATACAGCATGGGCATGCTCAGTGAATTCAAGGCCTTCGCGGTCAAGGGAAATGTCGTCGACATGGCGGTGGGTATCATCATCGGCGCGGCGTTCGGCAAGATCGTTTCGTCCTTCGTCGGTGACGTGATCATGCCCCCCATCGGCCTGCTGATCGGCGGTGTCGACTTCAGCGACCTGGCCATCACGCTCAAGGCTGCCGAAGGCGATGTGCCGGCCGTAATGCTGGCCTACGGCAAATTCATCCAGACCGTGCTCGACTTCATCATCGTCGCCTTCGCCATCTTCATGGGTGTGAAAGTGATCAACCGCCTCAAGCGCGAAGAGGCAGTGGCACCGACCGCTCCGCCGGTGCCCAGCGCCGAGGAAACCCTGCTGACCGAGATTCGTGACCTGCTCAAGGCGCAGAATCGCCAGCCCTGAAGCACAAAACGACTGGGGCCGCTTTGCAGCGGCCCCAGTGACGGCGATCCAAAAGGCGCCATTGTTCCTTACCAGTAGTTCTCCACCGCCACCTGCCCCGGCCGCTTGCTCAGGCTCAGTTGCAAGTCCCGCGCCTTGAGCACCTTGCGCGTCTCGTCGATCATCTCCGGGTTGCCGCACAGCATGATCCGTGAATGCTCCGGCGAAAGCGCCAACCCCGCCGCCTTTTCCAGTTCACCGTTCTCGATCAACGTGGTGATCCGCGCATTCAACGCTCCCGGATGCTGCTCTCGGGTGACCACCGGAATGAACTGCAGCTTGCCCGCGTACTCCGCCAGGTAGTCGCGCTGTTCCAGCGCGGCGATTTCATCGACATACGCCAGCTCCTTCGCCTCGCGCACCGAATACACCAGCTTGATGTTGTCGAAGCGCTCCCAGGCCTCGAAGTCCTGCAGGATCGACATGAACGGTGCGATGCCGGTGCCAGTGGCCAGCAGCCACAGGTCACGACCGCCAACGAAGCGGTCAAGGGTCAGGTAACCGAAGGCCTGGCGGTCGATCAGCAGGGTGTCGCCTTCGCCGAAGCGGCTCAGCTCACTGGTGAACTCCCCACCGGGCACCACGATGGAAAAGAAGTCGAGATGTTCGTCATGGGGCGCGCTCACCATGGAATAGGCGCGCCAGACGACGCTGCCATCTGCCTTGCTCACGCCCAGCCGGGCGAACTGCCCCGCACGGAAGCGAAAGCCTGCATCGCGGGTGACGCGCAGGGAAAACAGGTTGGGGGTCAGGGGCTGGACGCCGAGCAGGGTCTGGCGGGTGAATTTGTCGGCGCTGGCGGTCATGACGGGCTCCACGAATCAAGTGCGCACAGTGTCGCGCAAAGTAGCGGAGATAAACACCGTCGATTTGTAGGGCATGCCATGGCACCAAGCGCAAACAACTAAGGATGCGTGGCAGCTATAACAAAAAAACCCAGCACACCGTTAGGAGATTTCCTACACTAGGGACCGTGCAATGCTGACTTTGGATCCACAGAGACGCAAAGGGAGCTTCATCGATGCCACATTGGAAGAGTGAGCAACTCCAGCAACTGCTGGAGGAGCAGGAACCGCAGCGGTTGTTCGGCCAGGCCGTGCAACTGGCCCAGGCACTGGACATGGAGTTCGTCGGCCTGACGCTGCACCTGCATGTGGCTGCTCGTGGCCCCCAGGTGATCCTCTACAACAACTACCCAAGCGCCTGGAACGCTCGCTACCAGGCTGAAGACTTCATCAAGATAGATCCATCAGTATCAAAATGCCACCACACGACGCTACCGCTGGTCTGGAACGACGAACTGTTCCACGAGGTGCCTCAGCTGCGGGAGGCCGCCACTGCCTACGGCATGACCCATGGCTGGAGCCAATCAGTGCACGACCAGCAGCACAACGAAAGCCAGTTGAGCGTCTCCAGGGCCAAAGGCGCAGTCTCTCGTGACGAACTGTTCGAGAAGAGCGCCCAGGTGATGTGGCTGTGCAACACCTTGCACGCCGCCCTCAGCACGCACCACCTGGCGAAGTACAGCCCACTGCCGCAATTGAGCGAACGCGAGCTTGAAGTGCTCAAGTGGTCCGCCGCCGGCAAGACCGCCGCCGACGTGGCGATGATTCTCTCGCTGTCGACCAGTACCGTGAATTTTCATATCCGCAGTGTGATAAGCAAGACCAACGCCTCCAACAAAGCCGGCGCCAT includes:
- the radA gene encoding DNA repair protein RadA, coding for MAKAKRLYGCTECGATFPKWAGQCGECGAWNTLVESMIESGGAAAPSGRTGWTGQQAQIKTLAEVSVEEIPRFTTSSTELDRVLGGGLVDGSVVLIGGDPGIGKSTILLQTLCNIAVQMPALYVTGEESQQQVAMRSRRLGLPQDQLKVMTETCIETIIATARQEKPRVMVIDSIQTIFTEQLQSAPGGVAQVRESTALLVRYAKQSGTAIFLVGHVTKEGSLAGPRVLEHMVDTVLYFEGESDGRLRLLRAVKNRFGAVNELGVFGMTDRGLKEVSNPSAIFLNRTQEEVPGSVVMATWEGTRPMLVEVQALVDDSHLANPRRVTLGLDQNRLAMLLAVLHRHGGIPTHDQDVFLNVVGGVKVLETASDLALLAAVMSSLRNRPLAHGLLVFGEIGLSGEVRPVPSGQERLKEAAKHGFKRAIVPKGNAPKEAPAGLQVIAVTRLEQALDALFE
- the mscL gene encoding large-conductance mechanosensitive channel protein MscL, with protein sequence MGMLSEFKAFAVKGNVVDMAVGIIIGAAFGKIVSSFVGDVIMPPIGLLIGGVDFSDLAITLKAAEGDVPAVMLAYGKFIQTVLDFIIVAFAIFMGVKVINRLKREEAVAPTAPPVPSAEETLLTEIRDLLKAQNRQP
- a CDS encoding ferredoxin--NADP reductase, producing the protein MTASADKFTRQTLLGVQPLTPNLFSLRVTRDAGFRFRAGQFARLGVSKADGSVVWRAYSMVSAPHDEHLDFFSIVVPGGEFTSELSRFGEGDTLLIDRQAFGYLTLDRFVGGRDLWLLATGTGIAPFMSILQDFEAWERFDNIKLVYSVREAKELAYVDEIAALEQRDYLAEYAGKLQFIPVVTREQHPGALNARITTLIENGELEKAAGLALSPEHSRIMLCGNPEMIDETRKVLKARDLQLSLSKRPGQVAVENYW
- a CDS encoding autoinducer binding domain-containing protein; its protein translation is MPHWKSEQLQQLLEEQEPQRLFGQAVQLAQALDMEFVGLTLHLHVAARGPQVILYNNYPSAWNARYQAEDFIKIDPSVSKCHHTTLPLVWNDELFHEVPQLREAATAYGMTHGWSQSVHDQQHNESQLSVSRAKGAVSRDELFEKSAQVMWLCNTLHAALSTHHLAKYSPLPQLSERELEVLKWSAAGKTAADVAMILSLSTSTVNFHIRSVISKTNASNKAGAIAIAALRGLL